A region from the Melioribacter roseus P3M-2 genome encodes:
- a CDS encoding regulatory protein RecX, whose translation MIINSLLRKNNKVKITFDDSSSLYVNYNVAVQFALRKGDNLDEKLLNRLLKADELFDIKAAAYRLIGRRDHSSAELKRKLLKKGFDINLINELITELSEKHYLNDYNFARKYSEEAVDKKKSGINKVRNDLIKKGVSKEIIENVLNDINENTLLENARDLLNKKIKTSAFIKTESRKKKQKLFSYLKSKGYSSDLIMKLLSEYDFSDYE comes from the coding sequence ATGATAATTAATTCTTTATTACGAAAAAACAACAAAGTAAAAATTACGTTCGACGATTCTTCTTCGTTATACGTTAATTATAATGTGGCAGTCCAATTTGCCCTGCGCAAAGGGGACAACCTGGACGAAAAGTTATTGAATCGGCTTCTTAAAGCGGACGAACTTTTCGATATAAAAGCGGCGGCATATAGATTAATCGGCAGGAGAGATCACTCTTCTGCCGAACTCAAAAGAAAATTGTTAAAAAAAGGTTTCGATATCAATCTGATTAATGAATTGATAACCGAACTTTCGGAAAAGCATTATCTGAACGATTACAACTTTGCCCGCAAATACTCCGAAGAAGCGGTTGATAAAAAGAAATCGGGAATCAATAAAGTCAGAAATGATTTAATTAAAAAGGGAGTAAGCAAAGAAATTATCGAAAATGTTTTGAATGATATTAATGAGAATACACTGCTTGAAAACGCCCGGGATTTACTAAATAAAAAAATAAAAACCTCCGCTTTCATTAAAACCGAATCTCGCAAAAAGAAACAAAAATTATTTTCCTACTTGAAATCTAAAGGTTACTCTTCCGATCTTATTATGAAATTGTTGAGCGAATACGATTTTTCCGACTACGAATAA
- a CDS encoding acyl-CoA dehydrogenase family protein: MSAYRGVDYLELDSLLSEEEILVRNNIYEFVRREIIPLIEKHYEEGTFPRNLIPKMAELGIFGITLPEKYGCANLNNVAYGLAMQELERGDSGIRSFASVQSALVMYPIYTFGSEKQKDYWLPKLARGEAVGCFGLTEPDFGSNPAGMLTKADKTKDGYLLNGAKMWITNGSIADVAIVWAKLEGNVRGFIVEKDRKGFSTVEMKGKHSLRASVTSELILDNVEIPEENLLPQTTGLKSALMCLNQARYGIAWGVTGAMIECYLSAVDYSKSRIQFDKPIAAYQMTQEKLVYMLTEITKAQLLNLQIGRLKDIGKAKHTHISMAKRNNCEKALEIAQIAREILGANGILNEYPVMRHAANLHSVKTYEGTHEMHTLIIGEDITGFPAFT; this comes from the coding sequence ATGTCGGCATATCGCGGTGTTGATTATCTGGAACTCGATTCTCTCCTTTCTGAGGAGGAAATTTTAGTTAGAAATAATATTTATGAATTCGTTCGTCGGGAGATAATCCCGCTTATCGAAAAACATTACGAAGAAGGAACATTCCCGCGCAATTTGATACCCAAGATGGCAGAACTCGGAATCTTCGGTATTACGCTTCCGGAGAAATACGGTTGCGCGAATTTAAATAATGTCGCCTACGGTTTGGCAATGCAGGAGTTGGAAAGGGGAGACAGCGGAATAAGAAGTTTTGCTTCGGTTCAATCTGCGCTCGTAATGTATCCGATTTATACTTTCGGCTCGGAAAAACAAAAAGACTATTGGTTGCCGAAACTGGCAAGAGGCGAAGCCGTCGGATGCTTTGGTCTTACCGAGCCGGATTTCGGTTCGAATCCCGCCGGCATGTTGACCAAAGCCGATAAAACAAAGGACGGTTATCTGTTAAACGGCGCAAAAATGTGGATTACCAACGGTTCAATCGCGGATGTTGCAATTGTATGGGCGAAACTCGAAGGCAATGTAAGAGGTTTTATTGTCGAAAAAGACCGCAAAGGTTTTTCGACAGTCGAAATGAAAGGAAAACATTCATTGCGCGCTTCCGTTACGTCGGAATTGATTCTGGATAATGTGGAAATTCCGGAGGAAAATTTACTGCCACAAACAACGGGATTAAAATCCGCTCTTATGTGTCTTAACCAGGCGCGATACGGAATCGCATGGGGAGTTACGGGCGCAATGATTGAATGTTATTTAAGCGCTGTCGATTATTCAAAGTCGCGAATCCAATTCGACAAACCGATTGCCGCATACCAGATGACTCAGGAAAAGCTTGTTTATATGCTTACTGAAATAACCAAAGCGCAGTTATTAAATCTTCAGATAGGCAGGTTGAAGGACATTGGAAAAGCAAAACACACGCACATTTCGATGGCTAAGAGAAATAATTGCGAAAAAGCTCTCGAAATAGCTCAAATTGCCCGCGAAATTCTGGGAGCAAACGGTATCTTAAATGAATATCCGGTTATGAGACATGCCGCGAATCTTCATTCTGTAAAAACTTATGAAGGCACTCACGAAATGCATACATTAATTATCGGGGAAGATATTACAGGTTTCCCAGCTTTTACTTAA
- the guaB gene encoding IMP dehydrogenase, with protein sequence MKNSKIEFEGLTFDDLLLIPAKSSVLPRETDITTYLTREIQLNIPFISAAMDTVTESEMAIAMAAQGGIGIIHKNMSIERQAEEVDKVKRSESGMIVNPITLTPDHTIYQAEEIMSKYRISGIPIVDDKRRLIGILTNRDLRFEPNRSLLVSQLMTKENLITAPIGTTLEEAEKILHRHRIEKLPVVDKKGILKGLITYKDIMKKKKFPNACKDDLGRLRVGAAVGVTKDTIERVEALVKAHADVIVVDTAHGHSAGVLKTVKEIRKKFKDIQLIAGNIVTKEAALELVECGVDAVKVGIGAGSICTTRVVAGVGVPQISSILEVASALSKKKVPIIADGGIKQTGDVPKAIAAGADTVMMGGMLAGCDEAPGEKVLFEGRSFKVYRGMGSLGAMKQGSGDRYFQDMEEDIKKLVPEGIEGRVPYKGSLADTIYQFVGGLRAAMGYCGVKNIHELKNKTKFVKISSAGLRESHPHDVVITEEAPNYQISKKY encoded by the coding sequence ATGAAGAACAGTAAAATTGAATTCGAAGGTTTGACGTTCGACGATTTATTGCTAATACCCGCTAAGTCTTCGGTATTGCCGAGAGAAACCGATATAACGACTTACCTCACACGTGAAATACAGTTGAATATACCATTTATTTCGGCTGCAATGGATACGGTTACAGAATCGGAAATGGCAATTGCAATGGCAGCTCAGGGAGGCATCGGCATTATTCATAAAAATATGTCGATCGAAAGACAGGCTGAAGAAGTTGACAAAGTTAAACGTTCGGAAAGCGGGATGATTGTCAATCCGATAACACTTACTCCTGACCATACGATTTATCAGGCTGAAGAAATTATGTCGAAGTACAGAATATCCGGCATTCCGATTGTTGACGACAAAAGAAGATTGATCGGAATTCTTACAAACCGCGATTTGAGATTCGAACCGAATCGCAGTTTGCTCGTAAGTCAATTAATGACAAAAGAAAATTTAATTACCGCGCCGATAGGCACTACGCTCGAAGAAGCCGAAAAGATTTTACATCGTCATCGAATTGAAAAATTGCCCGTAGTCGATAAGAAGGGAATATTGAAAGGATTGATTACTTACAAAGATATTATGAAAAAGAAAAAATTCCCGAATGCGTGCAAAGACGATCTGGGCAGGTTAAGAGTGGGAGCCGCTGTCGGAGTTACAAAAGATACTATCGAGCGCGTAGAAGCGCTTGTCAAAGCCCATGCCGACGTGATTGTCGTTGATACGGCTCACGGTCACTCTGCCGGAGTATTGAAAACAGTTAAGGAAATCAGAAAGAAATTTAAAGATATACAATTGATAGCCGGCAATATCGTTACAAAAGAAGCTGCGCTCGAACTGGTTGAATGCGGAGTGGACGCGGTTAAAGTCGGAATCGGCGCCGGTTCAATTTGTACTACCAGAGTCGTTGCCGGTGTCGGAGTGCCTCAGATAAGTTCAATACTCGAAGTTGCAAGCGCTCTTTCGAAAAAGAAAGTGCCTATAATTGCCGACGGCGGTATTAAACAAACCGGCGATGTGCCGAAAGCCATTGCTGCGGGAGCCGATACGGTTATGATGGGCGGCATGCTGGCTGGATGCGATGAAGCTCCCGGCGAAAAAGTCCTCTTTGAAGGCAGAAGTTTCAAGGTATACAGAGGAATGGGTTCTCTCGGAGCTATGAAACAGGGCAGCGGCGATCGCTATTTCCAGGATATGGAAGAAGATATCAAAAAATTGGTGCCCGAAGGCATAGAAGGCAGAGTCCCTTACAAAGGCTCGTTGGCAGATACAATTTATCAGTTTGTAGGCGGCTTGCGCGCCGCTATGGGATACTGCGGAGTAAAAAACATCCACGAATTAAAAAATAAAACCAAATTCGTTAAAATCTCTTCAGCAGGACTGCGAGAAAGCCATCCACATGATGTGGTAATTACTGAAGAAGCTCCCAATTATCAAATTTCTAAAAAATATTAA
- the recA gene encoding recombinase RecA, which translates to MALEKDARLKILDDTIANLEKTYGKGTIMKLGDGVINKVEAISTGSLSLDYALGIGGVPRGRIIEIYGPESSGKTTLCLHIIAEAQKKGGIAAFVDAEHALDVNYAKRLGVDVSNLLISQPDFGEQALEIVDTLIRSNALDVIVVDSVAALVPRSEIEGDMGDPQMALQARLMSQALRKITGAISKSKTCVIFTNQLRSKIGVMFGNPETTTGGNALKFYASVRLDIRRIAAIKDSNNIVGNRTKVKIVKSKVAPPFKEVEFDILYNEGISKAGDLIDLATEAGILKKSGAWFTYKEERYQGREQMRQKLLEDPELFAEMEKEVKTALGMIEAPPEEENKEEAQKKKSK; encoded by the coding sequence ATGGCGCTTGAAAAAGACGCAAGACTGAAAATTCTTGACGATACAATAGCAAATCTCGAAAAAACATATGGCAAAGGAACCATAATGAAACTTGGAGATGGCGTGATTAACAAAGTGGAAGCCATCTCGACCGGTTCGTTATCGCTCGACTATGCGCTCGGAATAGGAGGCGTACCCAGAGGCAGAATCATCGAAATTTACGGTCCCGAATCTTCAGGTAAAACGACTCTCTGTCTCCATATAATAGCGGAAGCGCAAAAAAAGGGAGGCATCGCTGCATTCGTAGATGCCGAACATGCGCTCGACGTTAATTATGCGAAACGACTCGGCGTAGACGTAAGCAATTTGTTGATCTCTCAACCTGATTTCGGCGAACAGGCTCTCGAAATCGTAGATACTCTAATCAGAAGCAACGCTCTCGACGTTATAGTCGTGGATTCCGTGGCTGCGCTTGTGCCGCGCTCTGAAATCGAAGGGGATATGGGCGATCCCCAAATGGCATTGCAGGCTCGTTTGATGTCGCAGGCTCTAAGGAAAATTACTGGAGCAATCAGCAAATCTAAAACGTGCGTAATATTTACAAATCAGCTCAGGAGCAAAATCGGAGTTATGTTCGGCAATCCGGAAACCACCACTGGCGGAAACGCTCTAAAGTTCTATGCTTCGGTACGACTCGATATCAGAAGAATTGCCGCTATCAAAGATTCGAACAATATCGTGGGAAACAGAACAAAAGTTAAAATCGTTAAAAGCAAGGTGGCGCCTCCGTTCAAAGAAGTTGAATTCGACATACTTTACAACGAAGGAATCAGCAAAGCCGGCGACTTGATTGATTTGGCTACAGAAGCCGGGATACTCAAAAAAAGCGGCGCCTGGTTTACTTATAAAGAAGAAAGATACCAGGGACGGGAACAGATGCGACAAAAATTACTCGAAGACCCCGAACTCTTTGCCGAAATGGAAAAAGAAGTTAAAACTGCTCTCGGAATGATCGAAGCTCCGCCTGAAGAAGAAAATAAGGAAGAAGCCCAGAAGAAAAAATCGAAATGA